Proteins encoded in a region of the Photobacterium angustum genome:
- the metA gene encoding homoserine O-acetyltransferase MetA, whose amino-acid sequence MPIKIPDRLPATDILRSENIFVMTEKRAASQGIRPLKVLLLNLMPKKIETETQFLRLLSNSPIQVDVELLRIDNRPTKNTPQEHLDTFYRQFEMVKQRNFDGLIVTGAPLGLVQFEDVLYWEEIQIIMNWAKEHVTSTMFVCWAAQAGLKLLYDLPKRTRKEKLSGVYQHRIHDCHHPVLRGFDDTFFAPHSRYADFSHDYLTKHTDLDILATSEQAGVYLAATKDKRNVFVTGHPEYDVDTLHNEFVRDSEQGMEPAVPVNYYPENDPSNAPIASWRSHGHLLFSNWLNYCVYQQTPYDLEHFSEASFTKDE is encoded by the coding sequence ATGCCAATAAAAATACCTGATCGCCTACCTGCTACTGATATTCTGCGCAGTGAAAATATCTTTGTGATGACAGAGAAGCGTGCTGCGAGTCAGGGGATTCGTCCGTTGAAGGTATTGTTATTAAACTTAATGCCAAAAAAAATTGAGACAGAGACACAGTTCTTACGCTTATTATCAAATAGTCCAATTCAAGTAGATGTAGAGCTATTACGAATCGATAATCGCCCAACAAAAAATACTCCTCAAGAGCACTTAGATACTTTTTATCGTCAGTTTGAAATGGTGAAGCAACGTAATTTTGATGGATTAATTGTAACGGGAGCGCCGTTAGGTTTAGTTCAATTTGAAGATGTGCTTTATTGGGAAGAAATTCAAATCATCATGAATTGGGCGAAGGAGCATGTAACATCAACTATGTTTGTTTGTTGGGCTGCTCAAGCTGGGCTAAAACTTCTCTATGACTTGCCGAAGCGTACACGTAAAGAGAAATTATCAGGTGTTTATCAACATCGAATTCATGATTGTCATCACCCGGTACTACGAGGGTTTGATGATACTTTCTTTGCCCCCCATTCTCGCTATGCTGACTTCTCTCATGATTATTTAACCAAGCATACTGATCTTGATATATTAGCGACTTCAGAGCAGGCTGGAGTATATTTAGCAGCAACAAAAGATAAACGTAATGTATTCGTAACGGGGCATCCTGAATATGATGTAGATACATTGCATAATGAGTTTGTACGAGATAGCGAACAAGGGATGGAGCCAGCAGTACCTGTGAACTATTATCCTGAGAATGATCCTTCGAATGCACCTATTGCGAGTTGGCGTAGTCATGGTCATTTACTATTTAGTAATTGGCTAAACTATTGTGTATATCAGCAAACGCCTTACGATTTAGAGCACTTCTCCGAAGCGAGTTTTACGAAAGACGAATAA
- a CDS encoding cation:proton antiporter produces MSVYSTLCFLAAAAMFIAFVNSKIGKMQTTIAITAGSLILSLLIIIAGQNGWFHLEDVAATQISKINFEDFLLKGILGFLLFAGGLGIKLPHLEDQKWEITVLALGATLFSTFFIGFSLWGICQVIGIQLDLIYCLLFGALISPTDPIAVLAIVKKMNAPRRISTQIEGESLFNDGFGLVIFVTMFTIAFGDTAPTVMGVTQLFLQEAIGGIAYGFVLGLIFHYLISSTNDHSMELLLTIGIPTAGYALAEVLHVSGPLAMVVSGIMIGNWTRYIGFSKESEEHLDHFWELVDEFLNGVLFLLIGMTMLDFSFHQEDWILMIIAVPLVLLSRYISVKLPYVGFNRYRQYNPMSVKILTWGGLRGGLALAMAMAIPAGVMVIPEKGIDVREIILVMTYSVVVFSILIQGSTITPLIEKAKLWELKNK; encoded by the coding sequence ATGTCGGTCTATAGCACGCTCTGCTTTCTGGCTGCAGCAGCAATGTTTATTGCTTTTGTAAACAGTAAAATAGGTAAAATGCAAACAACCATTGCCATCACTGCCGGATCATTAATCCTGTCACTATTGATCATCATTGCGGGACAAAACGGTTGGTTCCATCTTGAAGATGTTGCCGCGACTCAAATCAGCAAAATTAACTTTGAAGATTTTCTCTTAAAAGGCATTTTAGGGTTCTTATTATTTGCTGGCGGCTTAGGTATCAAGTTACCCCATCTTGAAGATCAAAAATGGGAAATTACCGTATTAGCACTGGGCGCCACTTTATTTTCCACCTTTTTTATTGGCTTTAGTCTATGGGGTATCTGTCAAGTAATCGGGATTCAACTTGATCTGATTTACTGTTTACTCTTTGGTGCATTAATTTCACCGACCGATCCTATTGCCGTATTAGCTATCGTTAAGAAAATGAATGCGCCTCGACGTATTTCGACTCAAATAGAAGGCGAGTCTTTATTTAATGATGGTTTTGGCCTAGTTATCTTCGTAACCATGTTTACCATTGCTTTTGGTGATACTGCACCAACCGTGATGGGCGTAACCCAGTTATTCTTACAAGAAGCTATTGGTGGCATTGCTTACGGTTTTGTTCTGGGTCTAATTTTCCATTACCTCATTAGCTCAACCAATGATCACTCTATGGAATTACTGCTTACTATCGGTATTCCAACCGCAGGTTATGCTTTAGCAGAAGTTCTTCATGTCTCTGGCCCACTTGCTATGGTGGTATCAGGAATCATGATTGGTAACTGGACCCGTTATATTGGCTTTTCAAAAGAAAGTGAAGAACACCTTGATCACTTCTGGGAGTTGGTTGATGAGTTCTTAAATGGTGTCTTATTCCTATTAATCGGTATGACCATGCTTGATTTTAGCTTCCACCAAGAAGACTGGATCCTAATGATTATTGCCGTACCTTTAGTTCTTCTAAGCCGTTACATCAGTGTAAAACTGCCATATGTGGGCTTTAACCGCTACCGTCAATACAACCCAATGTCAGTCAAGATCCTCACTTGGGGCGGCTTACGCGGTGGTTTAGCATTAGCAATGGCGATGGCTATTCCTGCTGGAGTCATGGTAATTCCAGAGAAGGGTATCGATGTGCGAGAAATCATCCTCGTAATGACATATTCAGTGGTTGTATTCTCTATCCTTATCCAAGGTTCAACCATTACCCCATTAATTGAAAAAGCCAAGCTTTGGGAATTAAAAAATAAATAA